In Streptomyces sp. ML-6, the genomic stretch GTTGCCAACGGCGGCCACTTGGAAAGCGCCCTCGAACGCCTCATCGACCAGCTCGATCCGGATGAAGCGGATATGCGCGACAAGATGCGACGGCTTGAGCGTGTCATCGAGCACGGCGGCGACCTTGTGGCAGCCGCCAGGGCGAACGAATCGTCCATGGCTCCCGACTCCGCCCCGGTCACGCTCATGACGCTCCTCGACCAGGCTGTTTTCGAGCCGGATGAAATGCCGCTCAGTCAGCCGGCTCGTCGCATGGCCCTGCGGGCCATCTGGCCGGATCTGGAGGAGACTGCACAGCGCCTGGTCACCGCCTCGCGGAACCGTCTTCCCCACCAGATCACGCTGGGCATCGCGGACTGGAAGTGAACCGCCCCGGGTTCGATAGAGATCTCAGATTGTGGTTGTGACCTGGGGTTTCGTGGATTCCATGTAGTGATTGGCCTCGTATTCGGCGGGCGGGACGTGGCCTATCTCACCGTGAAGTCGGCGGTGGTTGTACCAGTCGACGTACTCGGCGGTGGCGAGCTCGACCTGCGAGAGCGTCTTCCAGGGCCTCTGGGGCTTGATCAGCTCGGTCTTGAACAGGCCGATCGTGCTCTCCATCAGGGCATTGTCGTAGGCGTCCCCGACCGATCCGATCGAGGCGGCGATGCCGGCGGCGTCCAGGTGCTCGGCGAGCCGGAAACTCGTGTACTGCGAACCCGCATCGCTGTGATGGATCAACTCTCCCGGCCGAATGGGGTGTTGGTCGCGGTCGCGTTGCCAGATCGCCATCTCCAGGGCGTCCAGCACGAAGACCGTCTCCTTCACGGTGGCCGCGGACCAGCCGACGATCCGGCGGGAGAAGGTGTCCACGACGAAGGCGACATAGACGACACTGGCCCAGGTCTTTACATGCGTGAAGTCCGCGACCCAGCAGCGGTTCGGGGCGCTCGCGACGAAGTCGCGGTCCACCAGGTCCGGGGCCCGCTCGGCCTGGCCGCCGGGAAGCGTGGTGATCACACGTCTGCCGCGGACCGCGCCGGCGATGCCGAGCTCGCGCATCAGGCGTTCGACGGTGCAGCGGGCCACGACGTGGCCCTGCCGGTTCAGCTCCCTCCAGATCTTCCTCGCCCCGTAGACACGGTAGTTGGAGTCGTGGACGTGCTGGATCAGTTCCTTCAGCTCGCCGTCCCGCACGGTCCTGGCGGACGGCACGGTCCGGCGCTTGTGGTGGGCGTAGTAGGTGGAGGGGGCGATCTTGCAGTCGTGTGCGCTCAGCACACGGCAGATCGGCTCGACGCCGCCGAAGCGGTCCCG encodes the following:
- a CDS encoding IS3 family transposase (programmed frameshift), producing MARPSRYPLELRRRAVRMVAEVRGDHPTETAALQAVVEKLDIGSRETLRNWVKQHEIDAGTRPGTTTEESAQVKALKKEVAELKRANGILKAAAFFLRGRARPATHTLVAFIDEHRDRFGGVEPICRVLSAHDCKIAPSTYYAHHKRRTVPSARTVRDGELKELIQHVHDSNYRVYGARKIWRELNRQGHVVARCTVERLMRELGIAGAVRGRRVITTLPGGQAERAPDLVDRDFVASAPNRCWVADFTHVKTWASVVYVAFVVDTFSRRIVGWSAATVKETVFVLDALEMAIWQRDRDQHPIRPGELIHHSDAGSQYTSFRLAEHLDAAGIAASIGSVGDAYDNALMESTIGLFKTELIKPQRPWKTLSQVELATAEYVDWYNHRRLHGEIGHVPPAEYEANHYMESTKPQVTTTI